From Struthio camelus isolate bStrCam1 chromosome 29, bStrCam1.hap1, whole genome shotgun sequence, a single genomic window includes:
- the LOC138062755 gene encoding olfactory receptor 14J1-like: MAYDRFVAICRPLHYGTLLGTRACVRMAAAAWVSGFLCALLHTANTFSIPLCQGNVLDQFFCEVPQILKLSCSHSYLREVGLLVFTAFLMFGCFIFIVLSYVQIFRAVLRMPSEQGRHKAFSMCLPHLVVVSLFVSTSFFAYLKPPSISSPALDLVVAILYSVVPPSYMHGESKMSNSSSFNQFLLLVFAETRELQLLHFSLFLGIYLAALLANGLIITAEVAGQLESSDKSCRSLFFPGHIDLRRVSTCLREFKL; this comes from the exons atggcctatgaccgctttgttgccatctgcagacccctgcactacgggaccctcctgggcaccagagcttgtgtcaggatggcagcagccgcCTGGGTCAGtggttttctctgtgctctcctgcacactgctaacacattttccattcctctctgccaaggcaatgtcctggaccagttcttctgtgaggttccccagatcctcaagctctcctgctcacactcctacctccgggaagtcgGGCTTCTTGTGTTTACTGCCTTTTTaatgtttgggtgtttcattttcattgtgctgtcctatgtgcaaatcttcagagctgtgctgaggatgccctctgagcagggaaggcacaaagccttctccatgtgcctccctcatctggttgtggtctccctctttgtcagcacctctttttttgcctacctgaagcccccctccatctcctccccagctctggatctggtggtggccattctgtactcggtggtgcctcca tcctacatgcatggagagagcaaaatgtccaacagcagctccttcaaccagttcctcctcctggtgttTGCAGagacacgggagctgcagctcttgcacttctccctcttcctgggcatctacctggctgccctcctggccaacggcctcatcatcacagcc gaggTGGCTGGGCAActcgagagctctgacaagagctgccgcagcctcttcttccccggccacatcgaccttcggcgagtgtccacctgccttcGCGAGTTCAAGCTCTAG